A genome region from Baekduia alba includes the following:
- the atpB gene encoding F0F1 ATP synthase subunit A gives MPPFATNAASRRRSRRSERRARFAILLTPLVVLLASPAGAFALNINESYKPQNEFKLDPWIDLGFMSINKAVFYVIVATALMCWTMVYVARRMNERPNRVQTAVETVFLLMRDNITRGNMDTKMAAKWFPFIGALFLFIWFSNMLGYLPLPTNTEHKVDIFGLQIPSLALFAATANISVPLTLTLFVWFGYHIEGIRAKGPVGYLKSWVPAGVEGPAKIPIFFIEVISHFVRLVSLSVRLFANILAGHLLILFMGGGLVVLLNLAVGGSVVLGLITGTMAVAFFLFEVGLVATLQAFIFATLTAIYLGGAVAEEH, from the coding sequence ATGCCCCCGTTCGCTACCAACGCCGCCAGTCGTCGCCGCTCTCGCCGGAGCGAGCGGCGAGCGCGCTTCGCCATCCTCCTGACGCCGCTGGTCGTCCTGCTCGCCTCGCCGGCGGGCGCGTTCGCGTTGAACATCAACGAGAGCTACAAGCCGCAGAACGAGTTCAAGCTCGATCCGTGGATCGACCTCGGCTTCATGTCCATCAACAAGGCCGTGTTCTACGTGATCGTCGCCACGGCGCTCATGTGCTGGACCATGGTCTACGTCGCCCGGCGCATGAACGAGCGGCCCAACCGGGTCCAGACCGCGGTCGAGACCGTGTTCCTGCTCATGCGCGACAACATCACGCGCGGCAACATGGACACCAAGATGGCCGCGAAGTGGTTCCCGTTCATCGGGGCGCTCTTCCTGTTCATCTGGTTCTCGAACATGCTCGGCTACCTGCCGCTCCCGACCAACACGGAGCACAAGGTCGACATCTTCGGCCTGCAGATCCCGAGCCTCGCGCTGTTCGCCGCCACGGCGAACATCTCGGTGCCGCTCACCCTCACGCTCTTCGTGTGGTTCGGCTACCACATCGAGGGCATCCGGGCCAAGGGCCCCGTCGGCTACCTGAAGTCCTGGGTGCCCGCGGGCGTCGAAGGCCCGGCGAAGATCCCGATCTTCTTCATCGAGGTCATCTCCCACTTCGTCCGGCTCGTCAGCCTCTCCGTTCGTCTCTTCGCGAACATCCTGGCCGGACACCTGCTGATCCTGTTCATGGGCGGTGGCCTCGTGGTCCTGCTCAACCTCGCGGTCGGCGGTTCGGTCGTCCTCGGTCTCATCACCGGGACCATGGCCGTGGCCTTCTTCCTCTTCGAGGTAGGCCTGGTCGCAACGCTGCAGGCCTTCATCTTCGCCACTCTTACCGCGATCTACCTCGGCGGCGCAGTCGCCGAGGAGCACTAA
- the atpE gene encoding ATP synthase F0 subunit C — MDLSVINEVTTLAQAADPQEYGRKAGKAIALGIGAGLGTIGPGVGVGFIFGKVIESVTRQPEMRDEITSIQWLGFALTEAIVFYAFIFGLIAFFLG, encoded by the coding sequence GTGGACCTGTCCGTCATCAACGAGGTCACCACCCTCGCTCAGGCTGCAGACCCGCAGGAGTACGGCCGCAAGGCCGGCAAGGCGATCGCGCTGGGCATCGGCGCCGGCCTCGGCACCATCGGCCCGGGCGTGGGCGTCGGCTTCATCTTCGGCAAGGTCATCGAGTCCGTGACCCGTCAGCCGGAGATGCGCGATGAGATCACCTCGATCCAGTGGCTGGGCTTCGCACTGACCGAGGCGATCGTCTTCTACGCCTTCATCTTCGGCCTCATCGCCTTCTTCCTCGGCTAG
- the atpF gene encoding F0F1 ATP synthase subunit B: protein MLLTGIITALPLAATTTTSGGEEESSNFLVSPDVGLMIWTVLAFLVALFILRKYAFPQISAALEKRQHLIEESIDSAQRTKDEADEILAEYRERLKEARAQAEEIVLRARKNGEAAERQSLEQAKESREDLLEQTRRDIEAETRRAIQEIRKEVADLTVAATERVTKKTLNEDDQRRLVEEALSELDFSALGERR, encoded by the coding sequence ATGCTGCTGACCGGCATCATCACGGCCCTGCCGCTCGCCGCCACCACCACGACGAGTGGTGGCGAGGAGGAGAGCTCCAACTTCCTCGTCAGCCCGGACGTCGGGCTGATGATCTGGACGGTGCTCGCCTTCCTGGTCGCGCTGTTCATCCTGCGCAAGTACGCGTTCCCGCAGATCTCGGCGGCGCTCGAGAAGCGCCAGCACCTGATCGAGGAGTCGATCGACTCCGCCCAGCGGACCAAGGATGAGGCCGACGAGATCCTGGCCGAGTACCGCGAGCGCCTGAAGGAGGCGCGCGCCCAGGCCGAGGAGATCGTCCTCCGCGCCCGCAAGAACGGCGAGGCGGCCGAGCGCCAGAGCCTGGAGCAGGCCAAGGAGTCGCGCGAGGATCTGCTCGAGCAGACCCGTCGCGACATCGAGGCCGAGACCCGTCGCGCCATCCAGGAGATCCGCAAGGAAGTCGCCGACCTCACCGTCGCGGCGACCGAGCGCGTCACCAAGAAGACCCTCAACGAGGACGACCAGCGTCGCCTCGTCGAAGAGGCGCTGTCGGAGCTCGACTTCTCCGCTCTGGGGGAGCGCCGCTAG
- the atpH gene encoding ATP synthase F1 subunit delta gives MEEIAQVYARSLFEVAKEQDKLDVVREQLGQFAEALDGNRELSIYFFSPYFSTPEKKDGLGKLLEGADDVVANFLALLIENHRMPVIFRVRREYDALWELENKRLPVTVTSAVALDEATVKSIGDAIGQQTGQQVELTANVDPEVLGGLIVRVGNSILDASIRNRLENLRRSVASS, from the coding sequence ATGGAGGAGATCGCCCAGGTCTACGCGCGGTCCCTCTTCGAGGTCGCGAAGGAGCAGGACAAGCTCGACGTCGTCCGCGAGCAGCTCGGCCAGTTCGCCGAGGCGCTCGACGGCAACCGCGAGCTGTCGATCTACTTCTTCAGCCCGTACTTCTCCACGCCGGAGAAGAAGGACGGCCTGGGCAAGCTCCTGGAAGGCGCCGACGACGTCGTCGCCAACTTCCTGGCGCTGCTGATCGAGAACCACCGGATGCCGGTCATCTTCCGCGTGCGGCGTGAGTACGACGCGCTGTGGGAGCTGGAGAACAAGCGCCTGCCGGTGACCGTGACGTCCGCGGTGGCGCTGGACGAGGCTACGGTGAAGTCGATCGGCGACGCGATCGGCCAGCAGACCGGCCAGCAGGTCGAGCTGACGGCCAACGTCGATCCCGAAGTGCTGGGCGGCCTGATCGTCCGCGTCGGGAACTCCATCCTCGACGCCTCCATCCGCAACCGCCTCGAGAACCTCCGCCGCAGCGTCGCGAGCAGCTAG